The stretch of DNA ATCAGGGTCAGCAGCACGGGAAGCTGAAAGCACAGGCCAAAGGCCATGATAAATTTCAGAGTGATATCAAGGCTTTCGTTCACCTTGCCAAAGAAGGTGATCGTCGGCGCATCGCTGGGGGCGACATCAGGCGTGATCACTGCCCCGTCCGGCAACGTATTGGCATCGCCAAACACAATCGCCAACACCGACGACACGTCGGCGAAGCCCAGGAAAAACGCCATGGCCAGCGGCGTCACCACAAACTGCGCAAAGCTCGCGCCCAGCAAAAACATCACCGGCGACGCGACCAGAAACGGCAGAAACGCGTTCTTTTCTTGCTTGTAAAGGCCGGGCGCCACGAACCGCCACATCTGGAACCCGATCACCGGGAACGCCAGGGCAAACCCGAACACCATCGAGATGCGGAAGAGCGTGAACAGATATTCCTGCGGGCTGGTGTATTGCAGCGTGGGCGACGGATCACCCAGATCGCGCAGCGTGTCGACGATGGGCTCCATCAGGAAGTTCAGCACGTGAACGGCAATGAACTCGCCCTGAATGGGGATAAAGAACACGGTGATCGCGATGATGAACGCAATCACCGACCGGATCAGCCGCGTGCGCAGCTCGGCCAGGTGTTCGATCAGCGGTGCCGTGCTGTCGTCAAGGTCGTCTGTCTGGCTCATCTAGCTCTCTTTCGGCGCCGCAGGGGCCTGGGCTTCCAATTCTTCGGCCCGTGCCAGCGCATCCGCGGCCTCCTTGGCCTTGCGCTCGGCCTGCGCACGCGCGGTCGCCGCTTGGATTTTGCGCGCATTTTCAGCGCGTTCCGCTTTCTCGGCGACCAACTTGCCTGTCTCGCTCTCGGGATCGACATTGGTCAACGATGACGTCATGTCTTTGGTGGCATCCTTCACCCCGTCCATCGCGCTTTTGACCGGGTTGGTGGCCGTGTTGATGGTGCGCTGGATGTCCTTGACGCCCGCCTCATCCGCCGCCTGGTTCATGGCCGTCGAAAACTCGCGCGCCATGCCGCGGGCCTTGCCCACGAAACGGCCCACATTGCGGAACACAACGGGCAACTCCTTGGGGCCAATGACGATCAGCGCCACGATCCCGATGATCAGCAGCTCGGCCAGGCCAAGGTCAAACATGGTTTACACCTTGTCTTTGTCGGCCTCGGGCGTCACGTCCTTGGCCTCGTCTGCCTTGGCCGCTTCCAGCTCGTCCTTGCCCTCGTTGATGCCCTTCTTGAAGCTGGTGATGCCCTTGCCGACCTCACCCATCAGGCTCGAAATCTTGCCGCGCCCAAACAGCACCAGCACCACAACAGCGATCAGCAGCAGGCCCGGAAGTCCGATATTTCCAATTCCCATTGGTCTCTCCCATGTCTCTGGCGACGGAGTGCCGCCTGTCGCTATCCGTTCTATGACCGTGCTGCGGCTGCGAAAAGGGCGCGGAAGCCCATCGCGATCACGAGGCCGGTACTTTTTCGGAAAAATTCCAATGGCACGCATCCAACTGACAGGTTAATGTCAGTTGATCCTTGCAATACCCACCCCATCGCAACCCGATGGAGATTGAAACCAATGACCACAACCGCCGAAATCGTCACCTTCCGCTTGCTGCCCGGCGCAGACGCCACAGCCTTCGCCAAGGCCGCCGCCGACATGGAACCGTTCCTTCAAGAGACAGGCGGCATGATCTGCCGCCACTTGAGCGTGGACGAGGATGGGCTCTGGACCGACCACATCCTGTGGACCTCGCCGGAGGCAGCAAAAAAGGCGGCCGCATCGGTCATGGAGCACCCCGCCGCACAGCCCTGCATGGCGATGATCGACGGGCCCAGCGCGCAGATGCGCCACGCCCAGGTCCATCTCCAACAGGAGTAACATGCGCCGCACCGACCGCCTTTTCGACATCATCCAGATCCTGCGCGACGGCAAGCTGCACAAAGCGCAGGACATTGCGGAGACGTG from Tateyamaria omphalii encodes:
- the tatB gene encoding Sec-independent protein translocase protein TatB yields the protein MFDLGLAELLIIGIVALIVIGPKELPVVFRNVGRFVGKARGMAREFSTAMNQAADEAGVKDIQRTINTATNPVKSAMDGVKDATKDMTSSLTNVDPESETGKLVAEKAERAENARKIQAATARAQAERKAKEAADALARAEELEAQAPAAPKES
- the tatC gene encoding twin-arginine translocase subunit TatC, translating into MSQTDDLDDSTAPLIEHLAELRTRLIRSVIAFIIAITVFFIPIQGEFIAVHVLNFLMEPIVDTLRDLGDPSPTLQYTSPQEYLFTLFRISMVFGFALAFPVIGFQMWRFVAPGLYKQEKNAFLPFLVASPVMFLLGASFAQFVVTPLAMAFFLGFADVSSVLAIVFGDANTLPDGAVITPDVAPSDAPTITFFGKVNESLDITLKFIMAFGLCFQLPVLLTLMGKAGLVSAEGLGNVRKYAMVGILVLAAVVTPPDVITQLILFTVVYGLYEVSIWLVRRVENKREAKLRAEGYYDDEDDLGDLPEGDAK
- a CDS encoding twin-arginine translocase TatA/TatE family subunit, with product MGIGNIGLPGLLLIAVVVLVLFGRGKISSLMGEVGKGITSFKKGINEGKDELEAAKADEAKDVTPEADKDKV